In Phycisphaerae bacterium, the DNA window GTGCTCAAGATGAAGCTGACCGGCGAAGAAGTCGTCGGGAGCATCGAGACGATCATTGGCGGAGGCGAGAGCGTCGGAGTTCGCGGAACCCTCAAGGACAAGCATCTGTCACTCGAGGTTGAAGTGGAGATCCCCATCGGCAAGGCGATGGTCGAGGTGGATATCGACCGTGACGATCATTTCACAGGCTATCTGGATGTTGCCGGGCGGTTCCGATTCGACGTGGAGGGCAACCGAACCGAGAAGACCGTGCCTGAGATCAAGGTGACGCGCCGGCGCGCGAAAAAATCCGAAGGCGGCCCCGAGGCGCCAAAGAAGGACGAGGCGTTGGAACCGTATCGGGATTTGTTCGCAAGTCGCATCGCGATCGTGATTGATGTCGATACGAGCCGGGTGATCGAGGCGATCCTGCCCATCTTTGAGAAGGATTTCAAGGTGCCGTTTGTCCTGCTCAACGCGGACGGTGCGATCAAAGTGACGGAACCGATTATCAAAGCCGGCACCGGCGTGATCCTGAAAACTCAGCTCACGGAACTGATCAATCGCCGCGAAAGTGTGCAGGGCGTTGAACTTTCCCGCGCGGGAGTGACCGTCGCGTTTCAGAGCGATGCCGAAGATGCCGCGAGGCAGATTCCGCTCCGAGCGATCTATGCCATTCGCAAGGGCATGGATCCGACGGTCGCGCTTCGATCGCTGACCGGTGATCCCGCACGCCTGATGCGGTGCGACGACGTCGTCGGATTTCTGAAGCCCGGATGCCGTGGAGACGTGCTCATATTCGATGGCTCGCCCCTGGAGCCGGGCACGCGGCTGCTGCGGGTGTTCGTGGACGGCAAGGAGGTACGGTGAGTATGCACAGCCTTCGCAATCATCGAAGTCGGATTCTCACCGCTTTGGGCTGCCTTCTGATGGTTCAGGCTTCGATGGCTGCGCCAACGCGCGCCTCGGAGGCGACGGCATCCGGAGGGAATTCGTCGCCCGATTCCGCCGCGACGCGGCTTGCAATCAAGGCTCCGAAAATTATCACCGTTGACGCCCGGGATACGATCATCAACAACGGCGTTTTGCTGATCGAAGATGGCAAGATCAAGGCCGTGGGCAAGGCATCGGAAATTGTGATTCCGGAGGGATTCAAACTCATCGAGCACGACGGTTGGCTCCTTCCGGGCTTGGTTGACGCGCACAATCACATTGCCGGTTCGCTTGCCGATCTGAACGATGGCGTGTATCTGACCAACCCCGGCCTGCGAACACTTGATGTCGTCGATCCTCGTAATACGAATCTCGAAAACGCCCTGTCCGGCGGTGTCACGACGGTGCTGCTGATTCCCGGTTCCGGCAACAACATGTCGGGTTTCGGCACCATCACCAAGACATTCGGCAACTCGACCGACGAGATGGTTATCCGCTCGCCGGGCTCACTGAAGATTGCACAGGCGGGAAATCCGGAGCGATACTGGTACGGCGTCGGCCGGACCTTCATGAACTGGAACACGAGGTACACGCTTGAGAAGGCGCTGAAGTACCACAAGGATCGCACGGAATACGAAAAAGGCGGCATGAAAGACGGTCCCGCCTACGACATCACCTGGGAGGATTTCCGCGGGATGTTTGAGCGGAAGTACCCCGTGTCGGTGCATACGCAGATCTATCAGGTTTACATGACCACCATCACCATGCTCCGAGATCATTTCGGACTCGATGTGATGACCGACCATTCAACGTTTGATTCCTTCAAGCTCGCCAGCTTCATCAAGGAACGGAACATGATTCCGGTGGTCGGGCCGCGGCAGTTCCATTTCGACGGCCGCGATCGAACGATTCATGGCTGCGCTGCCCGATTCTGGGAAC includes these proteins:
- a CDS encoding amidohydrolase family protein, with the protein product MHSLRNHRSRILTALGCLLMVQASMAAPTRASEATASGGNSSPDSAATRLAIKAPKIITVDARDTIINNGVLLIEDGKIKAVGKASEIVIPEGFKLIEHDGWLLPGLVDAHNHIAGSLADLNDGVYLTNPGLRTLDVVDPRNTNLENALSGGVTTVLLIPGSGNNMSGFGTITKTFGNSTDEMVIRSPGSLKIAQAGNPERYWYGVGRTFMNWNTRYTLEKALKYHKDRTEYEKGGMKDGPAYDITWEDFRGMFERKYPVSVHTQIYQVYMTTITMLRDHFGLDVMTDHSTFDSFKLASFIKERNMIPVVGPRQFHFDGRDRTIHGCAARFWEQGVPKIGINTDAPVIPQEDLNFQATMACWYGMNDEYAAIKGLTRYPAEAMNILSMTGSIEVGKDADITLWTGSPIDPRQSCKMTIVNGRIAYDAKVRRRTR